The DNA region TCCCCGATCGCACTTGGAAGTGGATTGTCGCGAAGTTCTTTTGATTGGATCCTAGGCAGCAAACCAGTTTGCGGTATGGCGTTTCCGTTGGgtctttttggctttttgtTCCATCCACAGACGCCTAGGCGAACGTCGAGTCTCGAAAAAGAACGCACAATTCGCACACCACACGCACAAGTTTTGGCcattgcaacaacaaaaacacaaaACGCGAAAGACACGAAACAGCCACCCACgactctctctctttctATTGGTGGCGTCGCGAATCCTTCTGACGCTCTCTTGACGCGCTTGCTTCCATCTCGAattactgttactgttagtactGTTGTCCTCTCACAAAATCAAACTACACCCGAAGCCGCAATCAGAAAACCAAGTTACTTACCTCCCTGAGATACCCAGCTATTAACCTCCTTCCACTCCCTCCCCACTACCGCTAGTTATTAACTACAACACGCATCACCAAGCCTACTCCAGTGCTCACAATCAAAGACACGCGTACGCAACCAGCATGAGCTCTCCCATTTGTGTGACGGATCAGTTCCATTTTTCTCACTACTACTGGCGATCTTGGGACTTATCTAGTGGGGCGAACCCGGAGGAACAAGAGCCACAGGATGGCAGTGATTCGGAAGATGATCCCGGACTCCCGGCTCCTCCGCAACTCTACAAGCCTCAGCCTGCGGTCCCGGAGGACATTCGTCTCAAGTTTTACAACGCCATTCTGGACGATGGCTCCAACAACATCCATTTCGGCAAGTGGGACGGCATTGATGTGACGCAGGAAGGAGCCTATGGGAGAGCCAGTGACGCACTCACCGCCTACATGTGGGAACTGGCGCGCCAGCGTCAACCGCATCGTGTACACTgcaacgacaatgacgatAACAAGATCCTGCGCTTTGTTGATTTGGGTAGTGGGACGGCGGCGTCCGCCCTTCAAATTGTCCGGTCCCACCAAGCCTCCACGACTCCCGTTCACGGGACTTGCTTGAATTTATGTCACGAACAAAACGTGCAAGCCAAGGCCTTTCGTGATGATGAAAACTTGCAATCGAGCATTGATATCGTGGAAGGCACCTTTGAAGACGCTCCGTTTGCACCCCACGTCTTTGATGTTGTCTTTTCGCAAGACGCCTTTATCCATGCCGTAAGCAAATTGCGAACCTATCAAGAAGCTTTCCGGGTAACCAAGCCGGGTGGGGCGATGGTCTTTTGCGATCTCATGGCGGGTCCCACGCCTGATTGGACACAAGCCGAGCGCGACAAGTTTGCTTCCACCAACCTTTTAAACGATTGGAAGACACCGGAACAAAACGTTTCCTGCTTGCTCTCCTGCGGATGGAAAGATGTTCAAGTTGTTGATTTGACTAACGATATGCGGATCAGTTTTCAACTCATGCTCAAAAAGGTCAATTACGTCCTGGAACACGGCGGACGGCGGCCTCACGTACGCAGTAACATGAATCAAGTGTTGCTTCGCACGTACGCCCGAAAGATTCAGACCCGGCTGGTCCAGATCGATCAGGGTGTCTTTTGCTGGTGTGTGGTTCACGGACGCAAACCCGTGGGTATATCGCTCATGTGTGAACCACCCGTTCCCTTTATGAACACATCGAACTTGCTAGAAATCTTGTCCCCGAAGGAAGAGGACACTGAGAAAGAAACCCTGAATGCTTCGGAGGACTTCAATGACTCCTTAGTATCCCTACGTTCACCGTTGCCACAAATGTCGACTTCGATTGTCGTGGTGGATATCTTGCAAAAAATGACTCGGGAACGGATCGCAGCACTGCCTGATACGGTGGAACTGTTGATTACGCTCTCAGCCGGGCTCGATCACATTGACATGCAGGCCTGCAATGAACGTGGCATTGCTGTGCAACAATCCGGACGAGCTGCCATCACGTCCCATGTCGTGCAGTACGTCCTAGCCTTTTTGATAATTGGGCTGCGCGACGCGCTATCTCAGCTCGGTGTTCCATTCCCTAGTAAGGGTTGGAATTTGAACTGGAATTGTCAAATAGGCAAGCCTCTGACGGACAGCGTCATTGCCGTTGTGGGGATGGGCGTCATAGCTAACGAATTGTGTCGACAAATTCGGCTGTTAGCGCCACACACACGGATTCTGTACTACGTCCCCGAATGCTTTCGTGACTCTGACGCGGAAACCAAGTACAATTTGGAGTACTTCAATAATGTTGGCGATATGGCCAGCTTGTGCGATGTCCTACTTCCCATGTGCCCGCTGAACAAACACACGACTCACGTCATTGACGCCAAGGTACTCAATCGGCTGCGTCCCGACGCCGGTCTCATCAACATGGCCCGTGGCAAGGTTGTCGACACCGACGCACTCACGGCAGCCTTGCAGGAAGGCAAAATCCAGTACGCGATTCTTGATACAACCTTCCCCGAGCCGCTACCAACCAATCACCCGCTCTGGAGCATTTCCAATTGTTTCATTTTGCCCCATTTTGCCACCAACACTATGGCTGTCCGCAAAGCGCTAGTCGAAGAAATTCAACCCATGGTCGAAGAATTTTACGGTCTCGGCTTTTCTGACGCCAAACTTCGGGAACAGGAACGATCCCTTCGTCTTGATTTGGCCGTCGCGCACCAGCTCACGGCGCAACTCAACATGGATATGTTGGTCTGGAATCACATTTCTGCCCGATTTAAGTCTGGTTGTTTGATTACGCCCGGTCGGAAACTGTGGAAGCAAATCACTCCGGAGGATCTAGTCTACAGTAGTTCTAACGTGACGGCCGATATCATTCACGATGCAATCTACAAGGCCCGTGGTGATATTGGCGCAATTATTCATTTGCACACACCAGCTGCCACGGCCGTCTCATGTCTACAAGACGGTTTTGTCCCGTTGACACAAGATGCGGCATACTTCTACAATCGTGTCATCAGCTACGAATGGGATGGAGTCTCCGACGATGCTTCGGAAGGACCGGCCATTACCGCTGCAATTCAAAACGGCCCATCTCAGGCCAACACTCTGCTCATGAATAACCACGGATTTGTCTGTTTCGGTAAGACCATCAAGGAAGTTTGGGTCCTGGCCTACTACTTTGAACGCTGTTGTGAAGTACAATTGCGTGTCATGCAGTCAGGGGGCAAGATTCGTCAACCCCCGGCATCGGTCATGGCGCAAGCTGCCACCACATCCTACTTGCCCGAATTCGCGCCCGGCGTGTGCGAGTGGGACGCCCTCTGTGCGGATATTCAATTCTAGTACGCATGCATGACAACCTGAGCGAACCTCTATGCCCGACTCCCCTGTCTCTCTATACAAGAAAAATGCTTGTCTCAACCATTTCAAGTAAACCTGTTCTTGACGAGGACAATTTTGTGGTCTTTACTCAAATTCCAAACACATCAGTATTCTTCTACTAGCATTCATTGCAATAGCTGACAAAACAATTATCATCAAAATAATTTTGAACAACTTTTCTGGGACGAGCTTTTATAAAATATATGAATTGTTTGCGCTAGAAAATGGGTTTCATCAATTTTGAAGATGGGTGCATGTCATGACACGGTGACGatctctttcttttgctaCTGCGAGCAGCATTTATAGAAAACGAACATTTCTTTCGAAACAAACTAGGAAAACCCTACGTCAAGTGTCTGTCATATATACGTTAGACTAGTGTGAAGTAGgtttgctcacagtcagacagaTCGAAAAACTTGTGGTTTGCTCTGCTTCGTAACCGGAGTATAGTaatcttgtgctattcttGTACGATAAAAGTCGGTTTTCACTACAGTTTTCTgtacgatttcttccatcgCGATCTATCTTTCTCCTGGAATTTCGGCAAAAGGTTTTTGAATAACGGCAACTCCCCGATTTTACGGCTGGGAAATATGTTACCATAAAAACGTGAATAGAAGCAAAGGATCCTTAACAGCAAAAGGCTCTACCATGAACTCGTCGGCACCATCTTCCACGAGCGAAAACAAAATTAGTGAGGTTATGGCGCGGGCTCCTCCTCCAGTCCATTCATCGATATTTGTCGCCGTCACCCTAGCTATTCTTTTAAACTCCTTGCCAGCATGGAAAGATTTCGACGAAGCAGCAACCGTTGGAGCATTCACCAATGTTTTGTTTCCCGAATACATCTCAGTGCTGTCGTTGGCGTGGATAAGATTGGGCATCGCGATCCTTATATTTGCCACATCACTAGCAACCATCTTCGGGGATGGTTGGATTCAAGAAACGCCGTACCAACCTTCATCCCGTCTCAAAGCTACACAATTTCCCATGAAAGGATGGAAGACGATGCTTCCATTTACAAGCGTTTCTTGGAATCTAGTCGGCCTGTGCTTTCTTATCAACGCCGTAATTGCCTTTCAAGTCGATGCCATACAACGTCAGTCCAAAATTCTACTTATGTTTGCCCCGGATCAATGGATTCTGCGAGTTGCTCTGTTACTTTGGGAAGCCTCAGCACCATACACTATTCTCGTCACCTCTGTTGTGCGGTACGTAATATGGCCCGCTGAAATACGCTTTGACAACGATACAAGCGTCTTGAAGCAAACGCGTTTACTCCTTATGCACAACGCCAACGTTCTGGTAGTGCTGATTGAATCAGCTTTACTTAGTGGACTACCTGTTCAATGGGAGCATGTAGGAGTGGCGCCAGTGATAGGACTAGCATATGTTGTCTTCAGTTGGAGCATAGCGCGACATTGGACTGCAAAGGAGCACGGCCCACAATTTCTTTACCACTTCCTTGATACCACCTTGCCGGGCTACGAGTCCACTATGGCTTTGGCCGCGCTACTATTGGTCCTCATTGTATCATTTGCAGTGTTTTGCGCATCTGAGGAGCTCCTCCAAATAGCCGGAAGCAGTATTTATGCGCATTGCGGGTTTGTGATTGTGACGTCGAGTCTTGTAATGCGTTTTCGCGACTAATTACCTGTTCCCAAAGCACCAACAATGCCGAGTCTTAATCACTTATTTAGCTGTATCATTAATCAACATTTGTCGCAGGGATTTGCATTACTCTTCTCGAAAGGTTGACAGTAAGAATGTTTTGATTCCCAGAACCAGCATAGAAAGTCAATCATTTCAAAAGATTTTTTAAAACCGTATCTTCCAGTTTGTTTACAGATAGCAAAAATATATATACGCATTTATGTCCATATTAATTGATATATAACAACAGCTTAGAACAATACACCAAGGCAGAAAAAGAATTCACTGTTACCACTCTTTTCCCCCGGGAAATGCCAGCCGAGTGAGGAAAATCTGTCGATTTCTCTCCAGGTTTTCGATGCGTCATCCAACCGTGCATTTGATTTTGTATACCAAGAAGTGTGTCAAGCGCTTGCTAATGCAACCCAATTAGGATCGCATTCTTGAAGCTCAGATCGACGTTGTGAGACTGGAACCATTTGGCTGACCGTGAATGATTTTGTGATACGTGTCTGTACACTATTTACAGTACAGAAATTGCTTCACAGTTCTATTTAATGGAAAGTTGTCCTAATGTCAGATCTCACTATTaactgttacagttagctgGTCTCGAATCTACATTGAAAAGATTTACTTGTTCTACATGTCgcgcattcacagtcaacccaACCTAAAGCAAATCGGTATGGCAACAATAAACTACCTGACACAATACGATTTTCTTAAAGCACTTTCAATAACAGGAAAAGGTCCGTTactttttcgattgctgtCAAAGTATATATGCGCGCCATCTTGTGTGTGGcgaatccgtttcaaaacCCCGGGCCCGTCCATGGGCAGAGCGATGGCTAATGAACACACCTACTTTTTACTGACGACTTCCGTATTTGCGTTGGCCGGCGCTGCTGGTCCCAAAAAGGCTTCGGGCATTACAGACGAGTGATGGTGAGAGATTTTCCACTGTCCATCTTCAAAAACGTAGACAAATGTGTAACGGGCCTGGACCTTGGAGCCATCGACTCCCATCGTGAATTCATACAAGCCCGCATCTTGGGCCCAATTGGCGCCAATGACTACATTAGACTCAAGAATGACACCTTGAGGCTTTTTGAGGAGAAACGCATCAAAGTAGTCCTTGATACCGTCATAATCAGTCCGCGGGACGTCCGAGACGGTAGGGAGCAATACTGATGTCTTGGCATAGCGGTCGGCAACGACTCGGGAGTCACCGGTAGCGAGGGCATCGTTCCATAGATGAAATAGATTCTTgacctcttcttcttcgatAGGACGGCCGACTGTAATACCTTCGGGCATCATTGAAGAGTGATGATGTGCGATCTTCCATTTGCCATTTTCCTTGGTGTAAACGAAGGAATAGCGAGCCTTGACCTTAGTGTTGTCGATACCCATGGTAAACTCGTAGATTCCATTATCCTGGGCCCAGCCCTTGCCCAGCTTAATGTATCCTTCCTTGATGACACCCTGCGGTTTCTTGAGTAAGAACGCGTCAAAATAGTTCTTGATGAGGTCGTAATTCGTGCGTGGAATGTCGGACACTGTGGGAAGAAGCACTGCGTCACTCGCGTAGCGCGCCGCGACTAGGCGGGAGTCGCCTGTGGCTAGCGCATTGTTCCAGAGAGAAAAGAGAGCACGTATTTCCGCCTCGTTCTTTGTAGGCCCGGTGAGATTCTTGTTGTCATTGCTGTGATTGACCGTAAGCTTT from Phaeodactylum tricornutum CCAP 1055/1 chromosome 18, whole genome shotgun sequence includes:
- a CDS encoding predicted protein; translated protein: MNSSAPSSTSENKISEVMARAPPPVHSSIFVAVTLAILLNSLPAWKDFDEAATVGAFTNVLFPEYISVLSLAWIRLGIAILIFATSLATIFGDGWIQETPYQPSSRLKATQFPMKGWKTMLPFTSVSWNLVGLCFLINAVIAFQVDAIQRQSKILLMFAPDQWILRVALLLWEASAPYTILVTSVVRYVIWPAEIRFDNDTSVLKQTRLLLMHNANVLVVLIESALLSGLPVQWEHVGVAPVIGLAYVVFSWSIARHWTAKEHGPQFLYHFLDTTLPGYESTMALAALLLVLIVSFAVFCASEELLQIAGSSIYAHCGFVIVTSSLVMRFRD
- a CDS encoding hypotheticalal protein (hypothetical protein with similarities to glyoxylate/hydroxypyruvate reductase (D-isomer-specific 2-hydroxy acid dehydrogenase superfamily)) produces the protein MASLCDVLLPMCPLNKHTTHVIDAKVLNRLRPDAGLINMARGKVVDTDALTAALQEGKIQYAILDTTFPEPLPTNHPLWSISNCFILPHFATNT
- a CDS encoding predicted protein — encoded protein: MKIGYLANVLVAISLSSASGFELRRFSATSTFPGGQLTYVTPFTKVVKQKDTTQLRMGIRSFIRGKKLTVNHSNDNKNLTGPTKNEAEIRALFSLWNNALATGDSRLVAARYASDAVLLPTVSDIPRTNYDLIKNYFDAFLLKKPQGVIKEGYIKLGKGWAQDNGIYEFTMGIDNTKVKARYSFVYTKENGKWKIAHHHSSMMPEGITVGRPIEEEEVKNLFHLWNDALATGDSRVVADRYAKTSVLLPTVSDVPRTDYDGIKDYFDAFLLKKPQGVILESNVVIGANWAQDAGLYEFTMGVDGSKVQARYTFVYVFEDGQWKISHHHSSVMPEAFLGPAAPANANTEVVSKK